A part of Paenibacillus sp. 481 genomic DNA contains:
- a CDS encoding phage portal protein — MMPNIIDRMIVSVAPSWALKREAARQKLNVLNSGYSHHGASRRKKSLLGWQFGGGSPDEDIIDNLDVLRQRSRDLYMGGATLATGALKTTRTNVVGTGLKLKPAVDVDFLKLSDEQADELKRTIKREFELWCESYDCDAMRLNNFYELQQLAFLSQLMSGDCFALLPMQPRPHSVYDLRIRLLEADRCCDPDRKEGRDIIGGVECSPSGEVVAYHFLNKHPLSKRSVKREWTRVEAFGRKTGRRNLIHLMESERPDQRRGVPLLAPVIEALKQLGRYTEAELMAAVVSGMFTVFVKSEAPQNGMLAEGLSYGEEIDPNDEYGYELGNGAIVGLAPGESVETANPGRPNTAFDGFVTAILRQIGAALEIPYELLVKHFTASYSASRAALLEAWKMFRMRRSWLAADFCQPVYEEWFAEAVAKGRIYAPGFFDDPIIRRAYTKAEWHGPSPGQIDPLKEVNAASKRVEEGFSTRERETAELTGGDYEVNMKQRKREEKMMQETSLIKSGGDKPSAKNILEHEEDEQ; from the coding sequence ATGATGCCCAATATTATCGACCGCATGATTGTGTCTGTTGCTCCTAGCTGGGCTTTAAAAAGGGAAGCAGCTCGTCAAAAACTGAACGTGCTGAACAGCGGTTATTCCCATCATGGGGCTAGCAGAAGAAAAAAATCTCTGCTAGGTTGGCAGTTTGGCGGAGGTAGCCCCGACGAGGACATCATTGACAATCTGGACGTGTTGAGACAGCGTTCCCGTGATTTATACATGGGTGGAGCAACACTTGCAACTGGTGCACTAAAGACAACTCGAACTAATGTTGTTGGAACAGGTTTGAAATTGAAGCCGGCTGTTGATGTGGATTTTTTAAAACTGAGCGACGAACAGGCAGACGAATTGAAGAGGACCATAAAGCGGGAGTTTGAACTGTGGTGTGAGTCATACGATTGCGACGCAATGAGATTAAATAACTTCTACGAATTGCAACAGCTCGCATTTTTAAGTCAGCTCATGAGTGGTGACTGCTTTGCACTTTTACCAATGCAACCACGGCCTCATAGCGTCTACGACTTACGCATTCGCTTACTGGAAGCAGATCGGTGCTGTGATCCTGACCGCAAGGAAGGACGAGACATTATAGGCGGTGTTGAGTGCTCACCGTCAGGCGAAGTCGTAGCCTATCATTTTTTGAACAAACACCCACTGTCGAAACGATCCGTTAAAAGGGAGTGGACACGAGTTGAAGCGTTTGGGCGAAAAACTGGGCGGCGTAACCTCATTCACCTCATGGAAAGTGAGAGGCCGGATCAGCGGCGCGGCGTCCCTTTGCTGGCTCCAGTCATCGAGGCATTAAAGCAACTTGGACGGTACACAGAAGCGGAGCTAATGGCCGCTGTTGTGAGTGGTATGTTCACGGTGTTTGTAAAATCGGAAGCACCCCAAAATGGAATGCTCGCTGAGGGTTTAAGCTATGGCGAAGAAATCGACCCAAATGATGAATACGGGTACGAATTGGGGAATGGAGCAATTGTTGGCCTTGCTCCTGGCGAGTCCGTTGAAACAGCTAATCCTGGTCGACCAAATACGGCCTTTGATGGATTTGTTACAGCCATACTAAGGCAAATCGGAGCTGCACTTGAAATTCCTTACGAGCTATTGGTTAAGCACTTTACCGCATCCTATAGCGCCAGTCGTGCCGCACTTTTGGAAGCGTGGAAGATGTTCCGCATGCGCCGTTCATGGTTGGCAGCTGATTTTTGCCAACCTGTGTATGAGGAATGGTTTGCTGAAGCTGTGGCGAAAGGTCGGATATATGCGCCAGGCTTCTTTGACGATCCAATCATTCGCCGCGCTTACACCAAAGCTGAATGGCATGGACCATCGCCAGGTCAAATAGATCCGCTGAAAGAAGTAAATGCGGCATCGAAGCGGGTAGAAGAAGGATTCAGTACGAGAGAGCGCGAGACAGCCGAACTTACGGGTGGAGATTATGAGGTAAACATGAAGCAGCGGAAGCGGGAAGAAAAAATGATGCAAGAAACAAGCTTGATTAAATCAGGAGGTGACAAACCAAGTGCCAAAAATATTCTGGAGCATGAAGAAGACGAACAATAG
- a CDS encoding DUF6148 family protein has product MSWTLTEAKARLQMWMDAEAKVSTGQSYRIGTRQLQRVDLQDIMSQIRFWSNEVARLERGRHSGVRVMRAIPRDL; this is encoded by the coding sequence ATGAGTTGGACATTAACGGAAGCAAAAGCGAGATTGCAGATGTGGATGGACGCTGAGGCAAAAGTGAGTACGGGACAATCGTATCGTATTGGTACACGGCAGCTGCAGCGTGTAGATTTGCAGGACATAATGTCTCAGATTCGATTTTGGAGCAATGAGGTTGCACGTTTGGAGCGTGGGCGGCACTCTGGCGTGCGTGTCATGCGAGCTATCCCACGTGACTTATGA
- a CDS encoding phage terminase large subunit family protein, which translates to MNRQKRQTLELLRSIVKLVAPPPLIGIDEWADEHRVLSPEASAEPGPWNTDRAPYQREPMRAISDPLIEMVVCMWAAQLGKTDIQLNTIGYFTGHDPAPIMVIQPDLTVARDFSNDRLTPMYRDSPQLSKLIVKDKSRDSRNTILYKSFPGGRINIAGANSPASLASKPIRVVIADEVDRFPLSAGKEGDPVSLVTARTKTFYNKKLVLVSTPTVKGISKIESLYNDSTMEQFQLPCPSCDELQVLEWKRLKFEYDKETSQCTKVDHACEHCGTLHAEFEWKKDMGSRGTWVARKKHATVRGFQLSSLYATINVTWKSIVNDWYKANQGGSELLKTFFNTVLAESWEEKVEVMDHEILYNRREMYHADVPSGVKVLTAAVDTQDNRFEIEVQGWGAGHENWRIEYHVIYGDLNQSQVWTDLDEYLKRIWKDAEGRKFSIAITCMDSGGHFTNEVYRFCKPREVRRVFAIKGEDSGDGTYLPLIIGTSQNNRYRAMVIRLGVNEGKSKVMSAVALPPTDKEGNKTQGYCHFPLTTPERNRGYEMQYFEGLTAEVMQKRYKMGAPYHVWVRVRARNEPLDLAVYNRAAIEILNPKLDEPLKPSGFFDAPKQPQRRKVISRGVT; encoded by the coding sequence ATGAACCGACAAAAGCGCCAAACTCTTGAATTACTCCGCAGCATCGTAAAGCTTGTCGCTCCTCCGCCTCTGATCGGTATAGATGAATGGGCAGACGAACATCGAGTGCTATCGCCAGAAGCATCTGCGGAACCTGGTCCGTGGAATACTGACCGCGCTCCTTATCAACGGGAGCCAATGAGGGCTATATCTGATCCATTAATCGAAATGGTAGTGTGTATGTGGGCTGCTCAGTTAGGTAAAACGGACATTCAGCTTAATACGATCGGGTATTTCACAGGCCACGATCCAGCGCCAATAATGGTAATACAACCAGATTTGACGGTTGCAAGAGACTTTTCAAATGACCGTCTAACGCCCATGTACCGCGATTCGCCGCAGCTATCAAAGCTTATTGTGAAAGATAAAAGCCGAGACAGCAGAAATACTATTCTCTATAAGTCATTTCCAGGCGGCAGGATCAACATCGCTGGAGCAAATTCACCTGCATCATTGGCTTCTAAGCCGATTCGAGTGGTTATTGCCGATGAAGTTGATCGTTTTCCATTGTCGGCAGGTAAAGAGGGCGATCCGGTTTCGTTGGTAACAGCGCGTACTAAGACATTTTATAATAAAAAGCTTGTCTTGGTTTCGACGCCGACTGTAAAAGGGATTTCGAAAATTGAATCGCTCTATAATGACAGCACGATGGAACAGTTCCAATTGCCATGTCCGTCTTGTGATGAACTGCAAGTATTGGAGTGGAAGCGGCTTAAATTTGAATATGACAAAGAAACAAGTCAATGTACCAAAGTTGATCATGCTTGTGAACACTGTGGAACTCTTCATGCAGAGTTTGAGTGGAAGAAGGATATGGGCTCACGCGGTACCTGGGTAGCTCGAAAAAAGCATGCTACAGTTCGCGGTTTCCAGCTTAGTAGTTTGTACGCAACTATCAATGTAACTTGGAAGAGCATCGTCAACGATTGGTATAAGGCTAATCAAGGCGGTTCGGAATTGCTAAAAACTTTTTTTAACACGGTTTTGGCAGAATCGTGGGAAGAAAAAGTCGAGGTCATGGACCATGAAATATTATACAATCGCCGCGAAATGTATCACGCTGATGTTCCTAGCGGTGTCAAAGTTTTAACTGCAGCCGTGGATACTCAAGACAACCGTTTTGAGATTGAAGTGCAGGGCTGGGGCGCTGGCCATGAAAATTGGCGCATTGAGTATCACGTGATTTATGGTGATTTGAATCAATCTCAAGTATGGACAGACTTGGACGAATATCTAAAGCGGATATGGAAAGATGCGGAGGGACGGAAGTTTTCTATTGCAATTACATGTATGGACTCAGGTGGTCACTTCACGAATGAGGTTTATAGATTTTGCAAACCTCGTGAAGTCCGTAGGGTATTTGCTATTAAGGGTGAGGATTCAGGTGATGGAACCTATCTGCCGTTGATAATAGGCACTTCTCAGAATAACCGTTACAGAGCGATGGTTATTCGCTTAGGCGTAAATGAAGGTAAATCGAAGGTCATGAGCGCTGTTGCTTTGCCACCGACGGATAAGGAAGGTAATAAAACACAAGGATATTGCCATTTTCCGCTTACCACCCCCGAGCGAAATCGGGGATATGAGATGCAATATTTCGAGGGACTAACTGCGGAGGTAATGCAAAAACGTTACAAGATGGGAGCCCCTTACCACGTTTGGGTCCGAGTGAGAGCTCGAAACGAACCGCTCGACTTAGCGGTGTACAATCGAGCAGCAATTGAAATATTAAATCCTAAACTTGATGAACCGCTCAAACCGAGCGGTTTTTTTGATGCTCCAAAACAGCCGCAGCGCAGAAAGGTAATCAGCCGAGGCGTTACGTAA
- a CDS encoding YqaE/Pmp3 family membrane protein, whose product MYLLAILLPPVAVLFCGKPIQALLNFLLTLCFIIPGMIHAFLVVSEHKANKRMIKQAELIRSSRH is encoded by the coding sequence ATGTATTTACTCGCCATTCTTTTGCCGCCTGTTGCAGTATTATTTTGCGGCAAACCTATTCAAGCGCTGCTTAATTTTCTTTTGACTCTGTGTTTTATTATTCCAGGGATGATTCACGCGTTTCTGGTAGTAAGCGAGCATAAGGCAAATAAGCGTATGATAAAGCAAGCCGAACTAATTCGATCATCACGACATTAA
- a CDS encoding putative glycoside hydrolase has product MDKFRGVKSFRVFYENPTPEQQLKLADYGLVIMEANFLTKEMVKTIKSKGALVVGYLSTMQANEAVPYLNQLRTSDYFHVKGVPYRFPQWKSYQMDISQAHYRSILLSEYKRLIMGLGLDGVFFDTVADIAEKDHFTANDKAKQHAGLLQLIADIRATNTEGLIIQNRGFHTLRYHSCLHVDGIMWEDFHDAAGQWTLDRMQEIKNIQALKGLTVLSDVKTQSDFDFSKNASYVPWLNPLGEAGYKIC; this is encoded by the coding sequence ATGGACAAGTTTAGAGGAGTCAAAAGTTTCCGAGTCTTCTATGAAAACCCGACGCCAGAACAGCAGCTTAAATTAGCGGATTACGGGTTAGTCATCATGGAGGCAAATTTTCTCACAAAAGAAATGGTGAAGACAATCAAGTCTAAGGGAGCGTTAGTGGTCGGTTATCTGTCCACAATGCAAGCAAACGAAGCTGTTCCCTACTTAAACCAACTACGTACAAGTGACTACTTCCACGTGAAAGGTGTGCCGTACCGTTTCCCACAATGGAAGTCCTATCAAATGGACATTAGTCAAGCGCATTACCGCAGCATCTTACTAAGCGAGTACAAAAGGCTTATCATGGGGCTTGGCCTTGACGGTGTGTTCTTCGACACTGTTGCGGACATCGCAGAGAAAGATCACTTTACGGCGAATGATAAAGCTAAGCAACACGCAGGATTGCTGCAGCTGATTGCAGATATTCGAGCAACGAACACAGAAGGGCTGATCATCCAGAACAGAGGCTTTCACACGCTTCGTTATCATTCATGCCTGCACGTGGACGGTATTATGTGGGAAGACTTCCACGACGCAGCAGGGCAATGGACACTAGATAGAATGCAGGAAATAAAGAATATACAAGCATTAAAGGGCCTCACAGTGCTAAGCGATGTCAAAACGCAGTCCGATTTCGATTTCAGTAAGAACGCCAGTTATGTTCCTTGGCTCAATCCGCTCGGTGAAGCAGGCTACAAAATATGTTGA
- a CDS encoding YhcN/YlaJ family sporulation lipoprotein, giving the protein MNFRFEPDVRDVVEEAEKGWHHNSAKAVQYKSGGKNVNAQGGTCMRIKATLLALTAALVMTTGLTACTTPSNNNVTPNSLNNPTGMRYNSTTNGLNPMTNHDGNRTYNNYGYDGYRNHNGAGNYSGYGTGRYNNGAHSGRYGAHSVGNLQMHQDIANKIAGIKGVKSANVIITNNNAYVAVTTDHSTAKSYGTNRNGVTNNSLTHNNGVRNNNVMHNNNVMHNNNVMHNNNMTHNNGTMRNHNTTYNNTANYDTLDPQLKHHIANIVKKEAPNCRNVYVSENPDFVGRLNDYKRHTANGKPLSGFATEFEEMLYRVFPTNASGYNGTGYPGGNNYPPNYPTMPNRTNYTAPGVR; this is encoded by the coding sequence ATGAATTTTAGATTTGAGCCTGATGTTAGGGATGTTGTGGAAGAGGCGGAAAAAGGTTGGCATCATAACTCCGCTAAGGCAGTGCAATATAAGAGTGGCGGCAAAAATGTAAATGCACAAGGAGGAACATGCATGCGAATCAAAGCGACTTTACTGGCACTGACAGCTGCGTTAGTAATGACAACGGGGTTAACGGCTTGTACAACCCCCAGCAATAATAATGTGACCCCGAATAGCTTGAATAACCCGACCGGCATGCGCTATAACTCAACTACAAATGGTCTTAATCCGATGACCAACCACGATGGAAACCGGACGTATAACAATTACGGTTATGACGGTTATCGGAATCATAATGGCGCTGGCAACTATAGTGGTTACGGCACGGGCCGCTATAATAACGGTGCGCACAGTGGACGTTATGGCGCACACAGCGTTGGCAATTTGCAAATGCATCAGGACATTGCTAATAAAATCGCAGGCATTAAAGGGGTCAAATCGGCTAACGTTATCATCACGAACAATAACGCCTATGTCGCTGTGACGACAGACCATTCAACAGCGAAATCGTACGGAACTAATCGAAATGGCGTCACGAACAACAGCCTGACGCACAATAACGGCGTGCGTAATAACAATGTGATGCATAACAACAATGTGATGCATAACAACAATGTGATGCATAACAACAATATGACGCACAATAATGGTACGATGCGTAACCACAATACGACGTACAACAACACGGCGAATTACGACACTCTTGATCCGCAACTGAAGCATCATATTGCGAATATCGTGAAAAAAGAGGCGCCAAACTGTCGCAACGTATATGTGTCCGAGAACCCTGACTTTGTAGGACGTTTAAATGACTACAAGCGTCATACGGCTAACGGAAAGCCGTTGTCTGGGTTTGCTACCGAATTCGAGGAAATGCTCTACCGTGTGTTCCCGACTAATGCAAGTGGATACAATGGCACTGGCTATCCAGGTGGCAACAACTATCCACCGAACTATCCAACGATGCCTAACCGAACGAATTACACCGCGCCAGGAGTTCGATAG
- a CDS encoding ketoacyl-ACP synthase III, producing MRTATLHTKARITAFGVYVPEKVITNDDLAKLVDTNHDWIVQRTGMIERRMVDEHVYASDIAQRAIEHMSKTQHVDLNDVDALIVATTTPDAFFPSTAAITQAKLGIPNCSSFDVSNACAGFVTALQVAIGLIDSGMHRKVIVVGAEVLTRTVDYTDRSTCILFGDGAGAMLLEADPHPHTYAPCFIASSSHTMGDLQGTLYRSAIANQINGIPLKADGTMVQNGREVYKWALSQIPKGMHELMKVSGYSLEQVDCFVPHSANLRMIESLCERSGISIDNTLTSVQYFGNTSAASIPLALAEGIKDGRLQQNSLVLLYGFGGGLSQSGLLLHWPLPSQ from the coding sequence ATGCGTACAGCAACATTGCACACGAAAGCACGAATCACAGCCTTCGGGGTATACGTTCCTGAGAAAGTGATTACTAACGATGATTTAGCAAAATTAGTAGATACGAATCACGATTGGATCGTACAGCGTACAGGTATGATTGAGCGCAGAATGGTAGATGAACATGTATACGCAAGTGATATCGCGCAACGAGCGATAGAACATATGAGCAAGACTCAGCATGTGGATCTTAATGATGTGGATGCGCTAATTGTAGCAACGACGACGCCCGACGCCTTTTTCCCTAGCACAGCTGCCATTACACAAGCTAAGCTCGGCATTCCTAATTGTTCGTCCTTCGACGTATCCAATGCGTGTGCTGGATTTGTTACCGCGCTGCAAGTTGCGATCGGACTTATTGATTCAGGCATGCACCGTAAAGTGATTGTCGTTGGTGCAGAAGTGTTGACGCGAACCGTTGATTATACGGATCGCAGCACGTGTATTTTGTTCGGTGATGGCGCTGGGGCCATGTTGCTTGAAGCTGATCCACACCCACATACATACGCCCCTTGCTTTATTGCCTCTAGCTCACATACGATGGGCGATCTTCAAGGTACACTATATCGTAGCGCCATTGCCAACCAGATTAATGGTATCCCGCTCAAAGCAGATGGCACGATGGTTCAGAACGGCCGTGAAGTGTACAAATGGGCCCTTTCCCAAATTCCTAAAGGCATGCATGAACTGATGAAAGTATCCGGCTACTCACTTGAACAAGTCGATTGCTTTGTACCTCATAGCGCGAATCTGCGCATGATTGAATCATTATGTGAACGCAGCGGTATTTCCATAGACAACACCTTAACGAGTGTCCAATACTTTGGAAATACATCCGCCGCCAGCATCCCATTAGCATTAGCTGAAGGAATAAAAGACGGAAGATTGCAGCAAAATAGCCTTGTCCTATTGTACGGATTTGGCGGTGGTCTATCCCAATCCGGCTTGTTACTGCATTGGCCACTTCCATCGCAATAA
- a CDS encoding glycosyltransferase family 4 protein: protein MEWVNILFTYYVPSGGVETLNRLRCQTLNRNGINGHLLYLRSGAGIQNVSNIPMFTTNYDEDIKQILEHHQYALIFVSSDYTMIERLRRLGYNGPIVYEAQGLGPLHVAENTIIEAAPVLKQYAQAVHLPPTRHLISLFGRHCPWLPQYVFSNVIDTARFNYKPNIPPVHPIVAWVGRLEENKNWKDFLEIGYWLNRYDKRVRLWMFQDANIYVEADKQLFEPMIKALNLQDKLTIFNNVPHAEMAHYFSQIGDSGGILLSTSGTEGFGYAVAEAMTCRCPVLCTDSDGVKLFVRHDVTGKFYGHHQISQAVEQALDLMRNKPLRNQIRETSASYIKAHFGESEYVYNFKNMLRSVLGIGHL from the coding sequence GTGGAATGGGTGAACATCTTGTTTACGTATTACGTGCCGAGCGGCGGTGTGGAGACGTTAAATCGTCTGCGCTGCCAAACGCTGAATCGCAACGGAATTAACGGGCATCTGCTCTATTTACGTTCTGGAGCGGGCATCCAAAACGTATCCAACATCCCTATGTTTACGACTAATTACGATGAAGATATTAAGCAAATTTTAGAGCATCATCAATATGCACTCATCTTCGTTTCGTCTGACTATACGATGATTGAACGGCTGCGCCGGCTCGGTTATAATGGGCCAATCGTCTATGAAGCGCAAGGATTAGGCCCACTTCATGTAGCTGAAAATACGATCATTGAAGCCGCTCCTGTGCTAAAGCAATACGCACAAGCCGTTCACCTTCCCCCAACTAGACACTTAATCAGCTTGTTCGGACGGCACTGCCCGTGGCTGCCACAATATGTATTTTCAAATGTCATTGATACCGCTCGATTTAACTATAAGCCTAATATACCGCCTGTTCACCCGATCGTGGCTTGGGTTGGACGATTGGAAGAAAATAAAAACTGGAAAGACTTTTTGGAAATTGGGTATTGGCTCAATCGTTATGATAAACGGGTTCGACTGTGGATGTTTCAAGATGCAAACATCTATGTAGAAGCAGATAAACAGCTGTTCGAACCTATGATTAAAGCTTTAAATTTGCAAGATAAGCTGACGATATTCAACAATGTTCCACATGCCGAAATGGCGCATTATTTCTCTCAAATAGGTGATTCAGGAGGAATCCTACTATCTACCTCTGGCACCGAGGGCTTTGGTTATGCTGTTGCAGAAGCGATGACTTGCCGCTGTCCCGTATTATGTACGGATTCAGACGGTGTTAAGCTATTTGTCCGGCATGATGTAACCGGCAAATTTTATGGTCACCATCAAATCTCGCAAGCGGTCGAGCAAGCGCTAGATTTAATGAGGAACAAGCCATTGCGTAATCAGATTCGTGAAACTTCTGCTAGTTATATTAAAGCCCATTTCGGGGAAAGCGAATATGTGTACAACTTCAAAAATATGCTTCGCTCTGTGCTAGGAATAGGTCATCTCTAG
- a CDS encoding DUF4340 domain-containing protein translates to MKKSWLTVLLLLLFGAGLWYASTQQFFQTGTSEPQQKLLQLDAEQVQSIVVQGADAATKTESIKLERQNKDWVMIQPATYPINVYPVQDWLSSLAAVEIAAMVEEQAMDLGKYGLEQPTAQYRITLKDGTSQTIKEGNPSPLADYVYVAINEETTVYQVAASQLVSLNRSAVDFAIKEPIQLNTDQVQAVTLTSAGTTYKLKRERASSTDKPTNNAAEPNHEQGASAMESEPKWTLNGKPLQEEQIITLLNHISSWSTSEAPKPAKQWTKPTSTLAEPLLTLQVTSAKEDGVHKTVHQPVQKPSEQTTLYHGYVDAEKDTVWLVSSQSEWAYGIERHKIDQSLQMWEEQHRTAAVK, encoded by the coding sequence ATGAAAAAATCATGGCTGACTGTGCTGCTACTTCTGTTGTTTGGTGCAGGGTTATGGTATGCGTCGACACAGCAATTTTTTCAAACAGGCACTAGTGAGCCGCAGCAGAAGTTACTTCAATTGGACGCTGAACAGGTACAATCTATTGTTGTGCAAGGCGCAGACGCCGCAACAAAGACGGAATCGATTAAACTTGAACGACAAAATAAGGACTGGGTGATGATTCAACCTGCAACGTATCCGATTAATGTTTATCCGGTTCAAGATTGGCTCTCTTCCTTGGCAGCCGTTGAGATAGCTGCTATGGTAGAGGAGCAGGCAATGGACTTGGGCAAATACGGGCTGGAACAACCAACAGCGCAATATAGAATCACGCTGAAGGATGGCACAAGCCAGACGATTAAAGAAGGAAATCCATCGCCGCTAGCTGACTATGTCTATGTAGCCATTAATGAGGAGACGACTGTATATCAAGTGGCTGCTTCGCAATTAGTATCACTTAATCGCTCAGCTGTTGACTTTGCTATTAAGGAACCGATTCAGCTGAATACGGATCAAGTACAAGCGGTCACGCTAACGAGCGCGGGCACTACTTATAAGCTCAAGCGTGAACGTGCGTCCTCTACGGATAAGCCGACTAACAACGCGGCTGAACCTAATCATGAGCAAGGGGCTTCTGCTATGGAGTCGGAGCCGAAGTGGACATTGAATGGTAAACCATTGCAGGAGGAGCAAATCATAACTTTGCTCAATCATATTAGCAGTTGGAGCACGAGTGAAGCGCCTAAACCGGCTAAACAGTGGACAAAGCCAACTTCCACCTTAGCTGAACCTTTATTAACGTTGCAAGTCACATCAGCTAAAGAAGATGGTGTTCATAAAACTGTTCATCAACCTGTTCAAAAACCGTCAGAACAAACGACGTTATACCATGGGTATGTAGACGCGGAAAAAGACACGGTATGGCTAGTCTCCTCCCAAAGCGAATGGGCTTACGGGATAGAGCGCCACAAGATCGATCAATCCCTACAAATGTGGGAAGAACAACACAGAACAGCAGCGGTCAAATGA
- a CDS encoding GldG family protein, protein MMNKWLRGTNAALLSVAVVGIFVLLTYFLQSLTGFQWDLTKNQSFTLSDQTTTTLSQLNGKVDMKLFVTPQDDPILTRQVADMAQQYAKHNKNITFSQYDLLKEPSLAQQYELSGSSLVLEQGEKRNTVGLYEMFSAGEGYGAYAFSGEQKMTQALRSLTSDKKTKVYALNGHQEFPLAQMSALQSSFLQENIELQPLNIYQAGSIPADADMIMIAGAQQDISEQEYQLLKKYVEGNGKLYIALGYNPDMKQQWKQMDKLLQVVGVNNRHAIAVEPKKSLLNDPYTIVTNYSSHELTSKLAQYNLVTMLSLGVPLEAKQQEGFVVEPILTTSEQAYGETDLKKMSEQGSEQDAKDLTGPLNLGYAVQTADGKPKAVVVGGASYLHNSMIMTQGNRDFALNSVNWLQGDKDQLTIRPREHEAYQVAYLTPAQGQAILWTTVIGAPLFLLAVGGGIWWRRRRAQ, encoded by the coding sequence ATGATGAACAAATGGCTGCGCGGCACGAATGCGGCTTTACTATCAGTTGCCGTAGTCGGCATCTTTGTATTGCTTACGTACTTTTTGCAATCGTTAACCGGGTTTCAATGGGATTTAACTAAAAATCAATCGTTCACTCTGTCAGACCAGACGACGACTACGTTGTCACAATTGAACGGGAAGGTGGACATGAAGTTGTTTGTGACGCCGCAAGACGATCCGATCCTAACACGTCAAGTGGCCGATATGGCGCAGCAGTATGCCAAGCACAACAAGAATATTACGTTTTCACAATATGATTTGTTAAAAGAACCTTCGTTGGCGCAGCAATACGAGCTGTCAGGCAGCTCACTCGTGTTGGAGCAAGGGGAGAAGCGTAATACAGTTGGCTTATATGAGATGTTCAGCGCGGGCGAAGGGTATGGAGCGTATGCGTTTAGCGGCGAACAAAAAATGACGCAAGCGTTACGCAGTCTGACATCGGACAAAAAGACAAAGGTGTATGCGCTGAATGGGCATCAAGAGTTTCCACTCGCCCAGATGTCCGCGCTGCAATCTAGCTTTTTGCAAGAAAATATCGAGCTTCAACCGTTGAATATCTATCAAGCAGGCTCGATTCCGGCGGATGCGGATATGATTATGATCGCGGGCGCGCAGCAAGATATTAGTGAGCAGGAATACCAGTTGTTGAAAAAATACGTCGAGGGCAACGGTAAGCTGTACATCGCGCTCGGTTACAACCCTGACATGAAGCAGCAATGGAAACAGATGGACAAGTTGTTGCAGGTAGTCGGGGTCAACAATCGCCATGCGATTGCCGTTGAGCCGAAAAAAAGTTTGCTTAATGATCCGTATACGATCGTGACGAACTACAGTTCACACGAACTGACTTCAAAGTTAGCACAGTACAACTTGGTCACGATGCTTAGTCTAGGTGTGCCGCTTGAAGCGAAGCAGCAGGAAGGTTTCGTGGTGGAGCCTATTTTAACGACGAGTGAGCAAGCGTATGGCGAGACTGATCTCAAAAAAATGAGTGAGCAAGGTAGCGAGCAGGATGCTAAGGATTTAACGGGCCCCTTGAATCTCGGATACGCGGTTCAAACAGCTGATGGCAAGCCAAAAGCAGTCGTCGTTGGTGGTGCATCGTATTTGCATAATAGCATGATTATGACGCAGGGCAATCGAGATTTTGCGTTGAATAGCGTCAACTGGCTGCAAGGGGACAAGGATCAATTAACGATCCGACCGCGTGAGCATGAAGCGTATCAAGTTGCTTATTTGACACCTGCACAAGGTCAAGCGATTTTGTGGACGACGGTCATCGGTGCACCATTGTTCCTGCTTGCAGTAGGTGGCGGAATATGGTGGAGAAGGAGAAGGGCGCAATGA